In the genome of [Limnothrix rosea] IAM M-220, one region contains:
- a CDS encoding RNA-guided endonuclease InsQ/TnpB family protein has translation MSSLHNVCYYVDMLNVTWEFKLEPTAEQVAEIERTLTVCRKVWNFALRERKDWLSSRKSPINACSIRQEFILPASTPCPGYHNQAKSLTIAKKGNEELRSVNAQVLQQVLRKLEQAWEGWLLKRSGLPRFKNQARMRSLVFPQMLKNPVSTEGIKLPQLGLIKARWSRQIPDLFVVKQARVVRKASGYFVMLSMQADVDIPAVHPHGHPVGIDVGLKYFLSTSDGEQVKRPHFFKKLHRKLKLLQRRLKKKQKGSANWLKLQKKMARVHQRIADTRRDWHFKLAHHLCDNAGMVFVEDLDFRMVAKGMLGQHTLDAGLGQFTHQILPWVCFKRDVYYGKVDARGTSQECPDCGAAVGKDFSMRIHHCYNCGSVKPRDVAAAQVISTRGQREIENACGVEVAGASVTVSSQLAVKQEIFGATQGISLHTR, from the coding sequence GTGAGCAGTTTACACAATGTCTGTTATTATGTAGATATGCTTAATGTGACATGGGAATTCAAGCTAGAGCCAACTGCCGAGCAGGTTGCAGAGATTGAGCGCACTTTAACGGTTTGCCGTAAGGTGTGGAACTTTGCTCTACGAGAGCGCAAGGATTGGCTCAGTTCTCGGAAGTCGCCGATCAATGCTTGCTCGATTCGGCAGGAGTTCATCTTGCCAGCAAGCACCCCTTGTCCGGGGTATCACAACCAAGCCAAAAGCCTGACCATAGCGAAGAAGGGAAATGAGGAGCTGAGGAGCGTAAATGCTCAAGTGCTCCAGCAAGTTCTCAGGAAGCTTGAGCAAGCTTGGGAAGGTTGGTTGCTAAAGCGGTCAGGTTTACCTCGGTTTAAGAACCAGGCTCGGATGCGGAGCTTGGTATTCCCGCAAATGCTGAAGAATCCTGTCAGTACAGAGGGAATCAAGCTGCCTCAGTTGGGTCTGATTAAAGCTCGGTGGTCGCGTCAAATTCCTGATTTGTTTGTCGTCAAGCAAGCAAGGGTTGTCCGCAAGGCATCCGGCTACTTTGTCATGTTGAGTATGCAAGCTGATGTTGATATTCCTGCTGTCCACCCTCACGGGCATCCGGTGGGGATTGATGTTGGCTTAAAATACTTTCTCTCAACTTCTGATGGGGAACAGGTGAAGCGACCTCACTTTTTCAAGAAGCTGCACCGCAAGCTGAAATTGCTGCAACGCAGGCTGAAGAAAAAACAGAAGGGGTCAGCTAATTGGTTGAAACTCCAGAAGAAAATGGCGAGGGTGCATCAACGTATTGCTGATACCCGTAGGGACTGGCATTTTAAGTTGGCTCATCATCTGTGTGACAACGCTGGGATGGTGTTCGTGGAAGATTTGGACTTTCGCATGGTGGCCAAAGGGATGTTAGGTCAGCACACTTTGGATGCTGGTCTAGGTCAGTTCACCCACCAGATTCTCCCTTGGGTTTGTTTCAAGCGGGATGTGTATTACGGCAAGGTGGATGCGCGTGGCACGTCTCAAGAGTGTCCAGATTGTGGAGCGGCGGTCGGGAAAGACTTCTCAATGCGTATCCATCACTGCTACAACTGCGGGTCAGTTAAGCCTCGTGATGTGGCGGCTGCTCAAGTGATTAGTACCCGTGGGCAACGGGAAATCGAAAATGCCTGTGGAGTCGAGGTAGCGGGGGCATCGGTAACGGTGTCTAGCCAACTGGCAGTGAAACAGGAAATCTTTGGGGCGACCCAAGGAATCTCTCTGCATACCCGCTAG
- a CDS encoding tetratricopeptide repeat protein, whose amino-acid sequence MSRQFTLRSTFPFWLTLCLLLSLGSVGVLGTTPALAEGRRQNAAKQMTKREDGDFQLRLGQQAEQQGQLDKAIFHWLKAANIYQRFGDEESLGLTYDYLGEAYVSLGDIRSAEDAFRRRLAVARDRDDLQAQMFALNNLGTLFLKEGNLNMAEEVFSDALAIARSVENALTAGISLNNLGLAAALRGNYGEAIKRYNTALLFHREAKNPAGETLTLTNLGDAFLYAGQGDNAIIAYTDGLLAAEDIRDVDNQFRALEGRYLTRRMMGQTDLAFKALNRWSKFAREQDNLAEEFKTIENAAFFYAELGDRQQSEAFLIRALEVAEQIGALDRIAFLQQKLLEVQAASR is encoded by the coding sequence ATGTCGCGCCAGTTTACTCTTCGTTCCACTTTTCCCTTTTGGCTAACCCTGTGCCTATTGTTGAGCCTAGGGAGTGTGGGTGTACTCGGAACCACTCCAGCATTAGCCGAAGGACGTCGACAAAATGCGGCCAAGCAAATGACAAAGCGGGAAGATGGTGATTTCCAGTTACGCCTCGGACAACAGGCAGAACAGCAAGGTCAGCTGGATAAAGCTATTTTTCATTGGCTCAAGGCGGCCAATATTTACCAGCGATTTGGGGACGAAGAAAGTCTAGGACTTACCTATGATTACCTCGGTGAAGCCTATGTTTCCCTTGGGGATATTCGTTCTGCCGAAGATGCTTTCCGCCGTCGCCTAGCTGTTGCTCGGGATCGCGATGATTTGCAGGCTCAGATGTTTGCCCTCAATAACCTTGGGACACTCTTCCTCAAAGAGGGTAATCTCAATATGGCCGAGGAAGTTTTTTCCGATGCCTTGGCGATCGCCCGTTCTGTCGAAAACGCTTTAACAGCAGGCATTAGTCTAAATAATTTAGGGTTAGCAGCAGCACTTCGGGGCAATTATGGTGAAGCGATCAAACGCTACAATACAGCGCTTCTATTCCACCGCGAAGCGAAAAATCCCGCAGGCGAAACCCTAACCTTAACTAATTTGGGGGATGCTTTTCTCTACGCTGGTCAGGGTGACAATGCCATCATCGCCTATACGGATGGTCTTTTAGCCGCCGAAGATATTCGCGATGTTGATAATCAGTTCCGGGCCCTCGAAGGACGTTATCTGACTCGCCGAATGATGGGTCAAACAGACCTTGCTTTTAAGGCTTTAAATCGCTGGTCAAAGTTCGCACGGGAACAAGATAATTTGGCGGAAGAATTTAAAACCATTGAAAATGCAGCGTTCTTTTATGCTGAGCTTGGCGATCGCCAACAATCTGAAGCTTTTTTGATTAGAGCATTAGAGGTGGCAGAACAAATTGGCGCATTGGATCGCATTGCCTTTCTACAGCAAAAATTATTAGAAGTGCAGGCTGCTAGCCGTTAA